The nucleotide window GATATCACTACGCCATTACTGGGACGCAAACAACCGCCCTCCGACGAGTCTGACTGACGAACGGAGCCGGTTCCAGCGCGGCAGGACGGCTTGCGGCACGCGGCAAGAGCCGCCAAGATCGGCCTTCCTATCGCCCGAACGCACCCCGTGACCGCTCTTCTGCTCGCCCTCTGGCCCCTGTTTGCCCTGATCGTCGCCGGATATGTCCTGCGACTGCGCGGCTTCCCCGACGACGCCTTCTGGCCGGGCGCCGAGCGGTTGAACTACTTCGTCCTGTTTCCGGCGTTATTGTTCAACAGCCTGGCGACCGCGCCACTGGACAACCCGGCCTTGCCGCGTCTGGGCGCAGCGGTGCTGCTCGCCCTCGGGTTAGCCTGGGGCGTCCTGCTGCTCGGCCGGCGTTTGCGCGGCTGGCCGGCGGCGCGCTTCGGTGCGCTCGCGCAGGGTGCGCTGCGCTTCAACACCTATCTGGGTCTGGCGGCCGTCGGTAGCCTGTTCGGCAAGGACGGCCTGGCGCTGGCGGCGCTGATGCTGGCGCTGATGGTGCCGACGGTAAATGTCATGTCGGTCTGGGCGCTGACCGCCGAACGCGGTATCAGCGCGCGCAGCCTGCTGCTGCCGATCGCGCGCAACCCGTTGATTCTCGCCTGCCTGGCCGGTGCGCTGGTCAACCTGGCCGGTTTCGGCCTGCCCGGCGGCAGTGACCGCCTGCTCGGCCTGCTGGCCGCCGCCAGCCTGCCGCTGGGGCTGCTGTGCGTAGGCGCGGCGCTGAAGCCCAAGGAACTGGGCGGGGAAATTCCGACGCTGGGCTGGAGCAGCGCCGTGCGCCTGCTGGCGGTGCCGTTGCTGGCGTATGGCGTTGCCGCCCTGTTCGCGCTGCCGGCGATGGAAACCACCATCCTCGTACTGTTCTTCGCCCTGCCGACCGCACCGACCGCCTACGTGCTGACTCGCCAGCTCGGCGGCGACAGTCACCTGATGGCCGGCATCATCACCCTGCAGACGCTGCTCGCCGCCGCCAGCCTGCCGCTGGTGCTGACCCTGCTGGAAGGCTGATCAGCGCACCACCTGCCGGCGCAGCAGACGCAGCAGCGCCAGTGCCAGGCCGATGCCCAGCGCGCAGAGCGCCAGCAGCGGCCCGAGATAGCCGAGTGCGTCCTGCAACCAGCCGAGCAGCTGGTGCAGCCAGGCGGTACGTCGCGACGTCGCCACTGCCACATAGCCACCCTGCTCCCAGATCCGATAGGCCGCATGCAGCGGAACCAGCGCCAGCGGCAGCAGGATCAGGCACAGCCAGTAGCCGCTGCGCCGATGCGGTCCCAGCAGCCCCCACGGCAGGTAGGCGGCGCGAATCAGCCCGCCGAAACAGAAGCTGTAGTAGCCGACCATGCCGAGGAACAGCAGATTGACCACACTCGCCTGCTGCCACACGGCGAACAGCGCCAGGCCGCCCAGCCCGAGGCTGACGGCTGCCCAGAGGAGATAAAAAAGCTTTTCCATACGTCCGATTCCGCGTGCGCTGACGAACACGCATCGGAGCAGAAACCCACCCGCGATATCGGCAACCGCTTCACGAAACCGTCGAACCACTGCCGAGAAAACCGCCGCAGCACGCAAGTTGCCCGCTTTTGGCAGACGATCAGAACAGACTGAGCTGACCCTGCGCGCCGCTCGCGCCTTCCGCCGGCTTCGCCGTCGCAGGCGGGTCGGCAGCCAGCCGTTCGGCCAGCCCGGCCGCGCGTTCGGCGCGGGTATTCACGGCCTCGGTCAGCCGCGCCGGCAATGCCCAGATTTCCACCGTGCGCTTGGCGCGGGTGATGCCGGTGTAGAACAGCGCGCGGGTCAGCAACGGGCCGGGCTGTTCGGGTAGCGCCAGCAGCACGTCGCCGAACTCCGAACCCTGGCTCTTGTGCACCGTCATGACGAAGGCGCTGTCGTGGCTCGGCAGGCGCGCCGGGGCGAACGCGCGATGGCCCTCGTCACCCTCGAAGAACACCCGCCAGCCGAATTCGGTCCACAGGCACAGGCCGATGTCGCCGTTGAACAGGCCGAGCGCGTAGTCGTTCTGCCGCACCATCACCGCGCGGCCGGCATACCAGCGCTCACGCACCGGCACACCGGCACGGCGCCGCAGCCGTGCCTCCAGCGCCTCGTTGAGGCCGTTGACGCCGAAGGCGCCTTCGCGCTGCGCGGTGAGTGCGCGGAAATCGTTGAACGCCGCGAACGCCTGTGCCGGATCGCCCTGCTGCGCGGCCTGCAAGTAGGGCCGATAACTCGCCTCCAGGCGCTCGACCAGCGCCGGCGCGGCGGGAGCCGCGTTCCAGCGCAGATCGGCCCGCGCCTCGTCCAGCAACGCCAGCGTGCCGCGCGCGTCGCCGCCGTTGATCCGCCGCGCCAGCTCGCCAATACCGCTGCCACCGGCGAAGCGATGACTGTGCGTCAGCAGCACCACCGCATCGCCGAGGCGCGAGTGCGGTGTCTCGACCGCCACGGCCTGACCGGTGATGCGCTCGAGATCGGCCGCCGCCTCGGCATCGAAGCCTCGCCCTTCGCAGAGTTCGGCGAACACCGCGCCGGCTTCCACGGCGGCGAGTTGGTCCTTGTCACCGAGCAGGATCAGCCGCGCCTTGGGCGGCAGCGCGGCGACCAGCTTGGCCATCAGCGCCAGATCGACCATCGACGCCTCATCCACCACCAGCACGTCGAGCGGCAGCGGATTGGCCGCGTCGTGGCGCACCCGCGGGCTGTCGCCGCGGCTGCCGAGCAGGCGATGCAGGGTGCGCGCTTCGTCCGGCAGCGCCGCCTTGACCGCGTCACTGACCGGCAGCTCGGCCTTGGCGTGGCGGATCGCCTCGGCCATGCGTGCCGCCGCCTTGCCGGTGGGCGCCGCCAGGCCGATGGCCAGCCGCTCGCCGCCGGGCTGTTCGAGCAATGCCGCGAGCAGGCGCACCACGGTGGTGGTCTTGCCGGTGCCGGGGCCGCCGGAGATCACCGCCAACCGCCGGCGTACCGCCTGCGCCGCGGCCAGCCGTTGCCAGTCCGGGCGCTGCTGATTGAAGGCGAACAGCCGCGTCAGGCTCTCGCCGAGCTGCGCTTCATCGACCGGCGACCGATCGCCGGCACGCGCCAGCAACTGTTCGGCCAGCTGCCGCTCGTAGGCCTGGTAACGGGCGAGGTAGAGCCGCTCGCCGTCGAGGATCAGCGGCGCGTAGGCGCCGGGCGCGCCGACCAGCGACGAGGCGCGCAGGCAGGCGCGCCAGTCGGCCAGCGCCGGCAGGCGGATATCGTGCTCCGGCCACGGCCTGCGCCCGGCCAGGCGCGCCAGCGGCAGGCAGACATCGCCTTTGCCCAGCGCCTCGCAGCACAGCGCGGCGGCCAGCAGGACCGGCACCGGCGCCGTCGGCTCGAGGCGCTGCAGGCTGGCGATGAAGGCGCGTTCCAGCGCACCCAGCAGCAGTTGCGCCAGCGTCGCGGCGGTGTCGGCCATCAGTGTCCCTCCTCGAACAGCCGGTCCAGCGCATCGAGCAACGCATCGTCGGGACGGGCGAAATACACCCCGGCCGCGGGCATGCCGCGCAGGAACAGATAGAAGGCGCCGCCCAGCTGCTCGTCGCGGAAATCCGCCAGGCGCTGGCGCAGGAAACGCCGCAGCGCCACCAGGTAGATCAGGTATTGCAGGTAGTAGTGTTCGCCGGCGAGCGCCTGCAACAGCCGCTCGCCGCCGTAGTAGCTGGCGTCCGGGCCGAGCCAGTTGGACTTGTAGTCGGCGATGTACCAGCGCCCGTCATGCTCGAAGGTGAGGTCGATGAAACCCTTGAGAAAGCCGCGCAGGGTGTCGAACTCCAGCCGCGCCGCCGCCTCGCGCAGCGGCGCCGGCAGCCCGCTGGCCGGATCGGCGAGCAGCGCGCGCAGGCGCGTGACGTCGAGCTGGCGCACCGGGAAGGTGAAACCCAGCTCCGGCAGGCGACGGGCGGCGTGCAGGCCGGCCAGCGTCAAGCCGGCGCCGTCGAGATCGGTGGTCAGCACCTGTTGCAGCTGGGCGATGGCGATGTCGCGCCATTCCAGCGGCAGGCCGAAGGCCTGTAGCGCCGGCTCGACCCGCTCGGCCAGCGCGCCCCGGCCACGCGCCCAGTCTTCAAGGATCGCGTGCAAGCAGGTACCGGCACGCGCGCCACGCGGGAAGGCGAAGAAACCGCTGCCCGGCTCGGCCGCGTCCGGCATGACCAGCGCGTCGCGGTCCGGGGCCTCCATATGCAGGCCGGCGGCCAGCCCGGAAAAGCTGCCGATACGCCAGGCGCTGTGCAGGCTGCGCTCAAGGCGCGCCAGCTGTCGCGGCGCAACGGCGCGCAGGCTGTCGGCGGTGCTCGCCTCACGGGTTTCCAGCGGCAGGCAGGCGGTGCTGCCGGCGCTCGCCTGCGTCAGCCGTTCGACCTCGCCGCGCAGGCCGGCGCCGTCCAGCGCAGCCAGATGGTTACCGAGTTCGCCGAGCGCATCCGCGCCGGCCAGCTCGCGGCCGTGTAGCAGCCAGGCCAGGGCACTGCTATGCAGACCTTCATCGGGCAGCTCGCCGTCCTTCTTCGCCTTGGGCAGCGCCACCGGCCCCCAGTGCAGCCACAGCCGATCCCGCGCGCGGGTCAGCGCCACGTAGGCCAGGCGCAGCTGCTCGGCGAACGTCTCGCGGCGCGCGCGCTGCAGATTGTCCGGCAGCTCGGCGCTGCCCAGGTCCAGCAGCGGCCGGCCGTGTTCGTCGTGGCAGCGCGCGCTGTCGAGATTCTTGCCCAGCAGCTTGCCGTCCCAGAGGAACGGGCAGAACACCAGTGGGTACTCCAGGCCCTTGCTGGTGTGGATGGTGACGATCTGCACCCGTTCGGCATCGCTTTCCAGGCGCAGCAGCGCCTCGTCGCCGGCGCCTTCGCCGCCACGCTGGGCGTTGAACCACGCCAGCAGCGGTTCCAGCCCCGGCCGCAGCAGGCTCTCGGCCTGCAGCAGCTCACCCAGGTGCAGCAGGTTGGTCAGCCGGCGCTCGCCGTCGAGGCGCGCCAGCAGCCGCTCGGCCACCGCCTGCTCGTCGAGCCAGGCGCGGAACACACGCATGAAGCCCTGCTGCTGCCAGAGCTGGTGGTAGCGCTCGGCCGCCTCACGCTCGCTGTCCCATTGCTGCTGATCGTCCTGGCAGCGCGCCAGATCGACGGCGCTCCGCCCCAGCAGGCGCGTGGCCAGGGCGTGGCGCAGCAGGCCTTCGCGGCCCGGCTCGGCGTAGGCGGCCAGCACCGCGGCCAGCTCGGCGGCCTCCTCGCTGGCCCAGACGCTGTCGCGCCCGCGGCGCACGCTGGGTACGCCGCGGGCAGCCAGCTGCTCGGCGATCAGCGCGGCCTGCCGGTGGTTGGCCACCAGCACGGCGATGTCGCCGCCCTTGAGCGGGCTGAACTGGCCGTCCTGCTCGAAGCCGGCGCGGCCCTCGGCAGCGGCGGCCAGTTGCCGCGCGATGCGCCGGGCACAGTCGCGGGCGGCGAGTTCGGCCGCCTCCGCCTTGCTCAGCGCATCGTCGCCGAGCCAGACCAGCGCCAGCGGCGCGCCGGCTTCGTCTTCCTGCAGACGCAGGGTGGCGCGTGACTTGTCGGCAGCGGTGACCGGCGGATAGTCCAGCCCGTCCTCGGAGAACGGCCGCGGGCGCGCGAACAAGCGATTCAGCGCATCAATCAGTTGCGGCGTCGAACGGTGGTTCACCGGCAGGTCATAGGCCGGCCGGTCGATCTGCTGGCGGGCCTGCAAATAGGTCGCCAGATCGGCGCCGCGGAAGGCGTAGATCGCCTGCTTGGGGTCGCCGACGAAGCACAGCGAGGCGCCGCTGCCGCGCGCGTAGATGCGATCGAAGATGGCGTACTGGATCGGATCGGTGTCCTGGAATTCGTCGATCAGCGCCAGCGGATACGTGCTGCGCAGCGCCGCAGCCAGGTCCTCGCCCACCGGCCCCTGCAGCGCCTGGTCGAGACGGTTGAGCAGGTCGTCGAAGGCCAGCAGGCGCTGCGCCGCCTTGCGCTCGGGAAGCTCGCGGTTGAGCCGTGCGAGCAGCGCCACCTGCAGCGCGACCAGCCGCTGGCGGCCGGCCGGCAGCGCCTCGGCGAGGTGGTCGGCGAGTTCATCCAGCGCCTGCGCCAACGCGCAGTCGGGGGCGTCGAAGCCCTTCTTGCAGGCCTTGGCCAGCGCCCGCGCGCCGAACTTGAGCAGGCCGTCCGGGGCGTCGTAGAGCGCCGCCGGATCGGCGAACCAGGCGTCCAGTTCGCTGCGCCAGAGCGGGAATTTCAGCGCCTTGTGGGTGCTCTGGCTCAGCCCGCGATGGGCGTCGAGTTCCTCCACCCAGGCGTTGCCGTTCTGCTGCCAGAGCGTCGCGGCGCGCTGCCAGGCGGCCTCGACGGCGCGGCTGTCAGCAGGCGCCGGCGGCTCGTGCGGCTCGACCCGCAGGTACGGCTTGCCCAGGTGCGCGCGCAGGCGCTGGCGCAGCCATTGCGGGGTGATCTTCTGCTTGGCCAGCAGGCGCGCCCAGGCCGGATCGGCGGCGGCCAGCTCGCCGCGCCAGGCATCGGCCAGCAGCGCGTCGATCAGTTCGCGGTCGTCGGCAGTGAGTTCGCTGTCGAAGTCGCCGCCGGCCTCGAACGCGGCATCCTGCAGCGCACGCTGGCAGAAGCCGTGGATGGTGAACACCGCAGCCTCGTCGAAGCCGTGCACGGCGAGCAGCAGGCGCCGGCGCGAGGCGTCGTCGGGGAAGCGCGCGTGCAGGCGGTTGAGGAAGTCGTCGTCGCTCGGCGTGCCGTCATAGACCGCCAGCAGCGTGGCCAGCCGCGCGCGGATGCGCTCGCGCAACTCGGCGGTGGCGGCGGTGGTGTAGGTGACCACCAGGATCTGCCCCACCGACAGCTGGCGCTCCAGCAGCAGGCGGGCGTAGAGCGCGGTGAGCGTCCAGGTCTTGCCGGTGCCGGCGCTGGCCTCGATCAGCGAGCGGCCGTCGAAGGGCGAATCGAGCAGGTCCAGGCTCATGCGTCTTGCTCCTCGTCCGGGGCCAGGGCATCCAGCGCCGGGCCGATCAGCTGCTCGGCCAGCGCCTCGAAACGCGCGTCCAGCGGATCGCGGTCGCGGAAGGCCAGCGCGTTCCAGGGGTCTTCGCACTCGCCGGCGATGGGGCTGAACTCGGCGCCCAGCCACGCCTCACGGGCACGCTTGCGCGCCGTTTCGATGGGTTCGCTGCCGCGTGCCGGGTTGCGATAGCCGCGGGCGAAGGCGTGGCTGCTACGCGCCAGCAGCGGCAGCGGCTCGCGGATCGCGCTGCGATAGGCGGCGAGCCAGGGTTCGAGCAATGCGGCGGCGTTTGCCAGCGGCCCCAGCTGCCAGTCGCCGGCCGGCGAGAGCAGCAGGCTGCGGCGCTCGATAGCCGGCGTGGCGGCCAGGTTGAGCAGCAGGTGGCGCAGCCAGAACGGCGCCAGGTCCCATTCGCCAAGGCGGCCGAGCTTCCAGCCGAACAGCCCACTCGGCGTCACGCCGTCCAGCCAGCCGTGGATGCGCACGCCGGCGAGGGTGATGTCGATCGCCAGCGGCTCGGGTACGGCCTGCGGGCGCTGCTCGAACAACCGCGGGGCGAAGGCGCGGACCGGCCCGCGCAGCCGCCCCCACAGCGCCTGGCCGAGTTCGCCGGGCGGCAGCCAACCGGCGGCGCTGGCCAGCCGACGCTCGTCGCGGTCGCTCCAACCGTGCTCGACGGCCTGCAACGACAGCTGACGCAGGCCATTCCAGGCGGGCAGCTCCAGCTCGAACGGCTCGTCGCTGGCCAGCGCTTGCTGGGCCTCGGCCAGGCGCAGGCCGAGGCGCTGCTCGAGCAGAAAGCGCGGCGGGTGGCGAAAGCACTGCAACAGCTGCGACGGCTCGATGGTGAGCCAGGCGGCGTCCGGCTCGGCGAGCAGGCTGGCGAACGGCACCACGTCCCGTGCGGGTGCCGCCAGTGCCTGGGCGGCGCGGAACCAGGCGGCGGCAAAGCCGGCATGCGCGCCGCCGGCAAAGTTGCCCGGGGCGAAGGGCTGCAGCGGATGGGCGATGACGATCCGCGCGCTGGGCTTGCCGCCGTCGGCCAGCACCGCGGTGAGGTCGACTGCCTCCAGCACCTCGCTGAGCAGCACCGAAGGCGGCAGCTCGGCATTGTCGCGCGGGTCGCGGCCGACGTAGGACAGGTACAGCGCCTCACGTGCCGAGAGCAGGGTTTCCAGCAGCAGGTAGCGGTCGTCCAGGCGCCGTGCACGGTCACCGCGGCGCGGATGGCGGGCAATCAGGTCGAAGCCGGCCGGCGGATTGCGCCGCGGGAAGGCACCGTCGTCGAGACCGAGCAGGCAGACCAGGCGGAACGGCAGGCTGCGCATCGGCACCATGGTGCAGAAGGTCACCGCGCCGGTGAGAAAGCCCGCCGCCCCGCCTCCCTGCTGCAGCGCCGCGCTGAGCTGTTGATGTACCAGCTCCACCTCGATCGGCCGGGCCAGGTCCGCCGCCTGCGCCTGCTCGCGCAGCGCCGCGCAGGCCTGCGACAGCAGCAACAGGGTATCGCCGGCCTCGCGCTCATCGAACAGCTCGTCGAGCAGCAGCTGCAGATCGTCGGCCCATTGCGCCAGCGATCGCGGGCGGGCGAGCCGGTCGGCCAGCTCGCCGAGGCGCTCGACGAATGCCACCAGCCGCCCGAGCAGCTGGCCGCGCGCGCCTTCCAGGGCATCCAGCGGCCAGTGCTCGCCGAGCAGTGGCGCGGCGTCGCCGGCCAGTTGCGGCGGCGCGGCAAAACCCAGCAGCAGGCGATCCAGCCCCTGGCGCCAGGTGAATGCGGCCTCGTCCGGCAGGCCGAGCGCGGCGCGCTGGCCGGCATCGCGGCCCCAGCGCACGCCGGCGTCACGCAACCAGTCGCGCAGCAGCGGCAGGTCTTCGTTGTCGATACCGGCGCGGCGGGCGATGGCCGGCTGCTCCAGCCAGGCAAGGACTTCCTCGGCGGTAAAGCGGCTCTGCGCCAGCAGCAGCAACTGCAGGAACGCCTCGATCAGCGGTACCTCGGCGCGCAGGCTGCGGTCGGCCAGGCTGTAGGGAATGCGCGGCACACCCTCGCGGGCGGCGAATACCGCCTCGATGAACGGCGCGTAACGCTCGATATCCGGCGTCAGCACCACCACCTGATCGGGGCTCAGCGCCGGGTCGGCGGCAAAGCGCGCCAGCAGCTGGTCATGGAGGATTTCCACCTCGCGCAGCGGTGAATGCGCAACGTGCACTTCCAGCGAACGGTCGTCGGCGGCCAGCGCCATGCGCTCCTCCGGCCGGCGCGTGCGCAGGCGCAGGATGTCGTGCTGCAGCGCGTGCAGCAGGCTGTCGTCACGCAGGTCCGCGTCCTCGGAGTACAGGCCGAACTCCGCGCCGTCGAGGGCGAACAGCGCATCGAAGAAGTCGCGGCCCTGCTTGCCGAGGCTGGCCAGCAGCGGGTGGCCGACGTCGAGGTACCAGTCGTCCGCAGCGCTTTCGGGCCGACGCGCCAGCTCGCGGATATCGCGGATCTCGCCCCAGGCCTCGCGGCTCGGGTTGAGCGCGCAGACCACCACGTCGATGTGCCGCGCCAGGCCGTCGAGCACGCGCAGGTGATGCGGCGGCAGGCTGCTGATGCCGAACACCAGCAACCGCTCGGGCAGTCCCGCCAGCGGCTCGTCGCGGTACAGCCGCTGCAGCAGGTCGCCGAGCAGACGTGCGCGGTGCGGGTGGCCGTTCTTGGTCAGTTCGCGCCAGAGCAGCGCCTGCCAGCTTTCATCGGCGCCGAGGTCGAGGGTTTCGCCGCGTTCCCAGGCGGCCAGCCAGTCGTCGCGGTAGAGCAGGTACTGGTCGAAGGTATCGGCGATCTTCGCCGCCAGGCTCAGCCGCCGGCGCTCGTCGCCACCCTCCAGGTACTGCGCCAGGCGGGGCGCCAACTGCAGATTGGCCGGCTCGCACAGCCAGCCGTACAGCCGCCAGGTCAGCGTCGACGGGGCGAACGCCGACTGCTCCGGCAAGCTGCCGAGCACCGTGCGGCTGAGGTCCCAGACGAAGGCGGCCGGTAGCTGCAGGTCGAGCTGCATGGCAATGCCCTGCTTGCGCGCCAGCTCCAGGGTCAGCCAGCGGCCCATGCCCTGGCTCGGCACCACGATCCGCGCTGGGGCGAACGGGTCGGCCAGCGGCTGGGCGAGCAGCGTGGTGGCCAGTTCGCCGAGGGTTTCCAGATCGGGGGCGTGGTAGAGGTTGAGCATGCGCGCACCACAGCAAGGTCGAGCGGGCAAGGTTACAGGCCACCCGCGCGAGTGGCGAGCCGGCCGGGCGCCGCGGCATGGCGTCGCAAGAGGTCGGCGGCGGGGGTTTTCTACTCCTTTCGCCTGCCACTTCCTGTTCCGACGACCAATATCATTTCCGCCGACGAACCCTAGGATGGGGTGCGATGGGGCGATCGAATACCGCCCATTACCCGCCAGGAGTCACCCATGAATCGCACGCACACTCTGCTCATGCTGTCTCTCACTGCCGCCCTGGGTGTCATGCCGCTGGCGCATGCCGCCACGCCCGCTGCACCGGCGACGGCCGTCGGCTCGCTGGAGCGCGCACAGGCCAAGCAGGCCAAGGCGCTGCTCGACAACGCCGCGCTCTACCTGCAGGCCAACGGCCCGGAACAGGCGCTGGCCGCGTTCAACGACCGAGATGGCGCCTTCGCCAAGGGCCAGTACTACATCTTCGTGCTCGGCACCGACGGCACCATGCGCGCCAGCGCCGGCACCTCGGCCAGCCTGGTCGGGCTGAACGTGCGCGACCTGAAGGACGCCAGCGGCAAGCCCTTCATCAACGACATCCTCGAAGCGGCCAAGCGTGACGACAGCGGCGCGGTGGCCTACCACTGGCTGAACCCGGCCGACAACAAGGTGGAGAACAAGCTCAGCCAGTTCCGCAAGGTCGGCGAGAACATCCTCTGCGTCGGCTACTACATCCCGCGCGCGACGGCGGAACAGGCCCAGGCGCTGCTGGACAAGGCGGTGGCACGACTGCGCGAAGTCGGCGGCGAGACGGCCTATCGCCAGTTCAACGAGCGCAACGGCGAATTCTTCGTCAACGACGAGTATGTGTTCGTCATCGGCCTGGAAGACGGCAAGTACCGCGCCAGCGGCGGTTCGCCGAACCTGGTCGGCGTCGACGTGCGCGCGGTGAACGACGCCGCCGGCAAGCCGCTGTTCCGCGAGATGATCGAGCTGGCCCGCAAGGACGGCACCGGCACGGTGGAATACGTCTGGCGCAACCCGGTGACCAATGCCGTGGAGCACAAGCGCACGCTGATCCAGCGGGTCGACGACGTGCTGCTCGGCGTGGGCTACTACACCCCGCGCTGACCGCACGGCTCTGCCTATCAGCCGGGCTGGCTGATCTGCGGTCTGTCAGCCCGCCCTCCTCCAGAAAGACCACTTCCCAACAAAAAACCCCAGCCATGCTCACGCATGGCTGGGGTCAGGCGATGCCGGCAAGCGCTTCGCTCAGCGCGTCTGACGGCGGCGCTGCAGCCAGACCACCAGGCCGAACAGCAGCAAGCCCGGCAGCCACATCAGCTCCTTCGGCCAGCGCTCGGTCGGTGCGCGCACCGTGAGGATCTCCTGGTCGAATTCCAGACCCGCCTCGGCGGCCAGACTGCCGAAGGTCACGCTGTCGACCAGCACCTTGCCGTCTTCCTCGTAGGTCATCAGGCCGATCTTCTCCAGCTTCTGCGCACCGGATGCAGCGTCCGGCACCGGCAGCAGCACGGCGAACTCGCGCGCATCACCCACCGCGTCCTCGCCGCGGATGCGCAGGCGCAGCTGGCTGTCCGGCTGCACCGCGTCGAGCGCCTCGACCAGCTGAGCCGGCGGAATGTCGCGGTACGGGTCGTGCACCATGTCCATCCAGAATCCCGGGCGGAACAGGGTGAACGCCACCAGCAGCAGCAGCACGTTCTCGTACCAGCGGCTGCGCACCAGGAAGAAGCCCTGGGTACCGGCGGCGAACAGCAGCATGGCCACCGTCGCCACCATGAAGATCAGCACGCCATGCCAGAAGCTCACGTCGATCAGCAGCAGGTCGGTGTTGAAGATGAACAGGAACGGCAGCGCCGCGGTACGCAGGCTGTAGTAGAACGCCGCGATACCGGTCTTGATCGGATCGCCCTTGGACACCGCTGCGGCGGCGAACGAGGCCAGTCCCACCGGCGGGGTGACGTCGGCCATGATGCCGAAGTAGAAGACGAACAGGTGCACCGCGATCAGCGGCACGATCAGGCCGTTCTGCTGCCCCAGCGAGACGATCACCGGCGCCAGCAGGCTGGACACGACGATGTAGTTGGCGGTGGTCGGCAGGCCCATGCCGAGGATCAGGCTGAACACCGCGGTCAGCATCAGCATCAGCAGCAGGTTGCCCATCGACAGCACTTCCACCACGTCGGCCAGTACCAGCCCGACGCCGGTCTGCGACACCGCGCCGACGATGATGCCCGCCGCTGCGGTGGCGATGCCGATGCCGATCATGTTGCGCGCACCGGCGATCATGCCCTCGCGCAGGTCGATCAACCCGTCCTTCGCCGTGCCGTGGGTCGCGCCGCCGTCGCCGCGCATCCAGGAGAGCAGCGGACGCTGGGTCAGCAGGATGATCACCAGCATCACCGAACCCCAGAACGCCGAGAGGCCGGGTGACAGCCGCTCGACCATCAGGCACCAGACCAGCACCACCACCGGCAGCAGGAAGTGCAGACCGGAGAGCAGCACGGCACGGGTGTTGGGCAGTTCATCGAGGGGCTTGTCCGGGTCTTCGGCCGGCAGCGGCGGATTGCTCGCGGCAATCTTCAGCAGTGCCAGGTAGGCCAGCGCCAGCAGCACCGAGATGCCCGGCAGCGCGTAGTCGCCAAGCACCGGCTTGAGCCAGCCGAGGCCGTAGTACACCGCCAGCGACAGCCCGGACACCAGTGCCGCGCCGAAGGCGAAGCCGGTCAGGCGGCGCAGCCAGGGCTTGGGCTGGTGGTTGCCGATCGGCTGCATGCCCTGCTTGAGCGCTTCCAGATGCACGATGTAGAGCAGCGCGATGTAGGAAATGGTCGCCGGCAGGAAGGCGTGCTTGATGATCTCGACGTACGACATGCCGACGTACTCGACCATCAGGAACGCCGCGGCGCCCATCACCGGCGGCATGATCTGGCCGTTGACCGACGAGGCCACTTCCACCGCGCCGGCCTTCTCCTTGGAAAAGCCGACCTTCTTCATCATCGGAATCGTGAAGGTGCCGGTGGTCACCACGTTGGCGATCGATGAGCCGGAGATCATCCCGGTCAGCGCCGAGGACACCACCGCGGCCTTAGCCGGGCCGCCGCGCATGTGGCCGAGCAGGCTGAACGCCAGCTGGATGAAGTAATGCCCGGCGCCGGCCCGTTCGAGCAGCGCGCCGAACAGCACGAAGAGGAAGACGAAGCTGGTGGAAACGCCGACGGCGATGCCGAACACACCTTCGGTGGTGATCCACTGGTGGTTGGCCATCGCGGTGAAGCTGACCCCGCGATGCGCCAGCAGCCCCGGCATCCATGGGCCGGCCAGGCTGTAGAGGATGAACACCAGGGCGATGATCGCCAGCGGCGG belongs to Pseudomonas phenolilytica and includes:
- the recC gene encoding exodeoxyribonuclease V subunit gamma, producing the protein MLNLYHAPDLETLGELATTLLAQPLADPFAPARIVVPSQGMGRWLTLELARKQGIAMQLDLQLPAAFVWDLSRTVLGSLPEQSAFAPSTLTWRLYGWLCEPANLQLAPRLAQYLEGGDERRRLSLAAKIADTFDQYLLYRDDWLAAWERGETLDLGADESWQALLWRELTKNGHPHRARLLGDLLQRLYRDEPLAGLPERLLVFGISSLPPHHLRVLDGLARHIDVVVCALNPSREAWGEIRDIRELARRPESAADDWYLDVGHPLLASLGKQGRDFFDALFALDGAEFGLYSEDADLRDDSLLHALQHDILRLRTRRPEERMALAADDRSLEVHVAHSPLREVEILHDQLLARFAADPALSPDQVVVLTPDIERYAPFIEAVFAAREGVPRIPYSLADRSLRAEVPLIEAFLQLLLLAQSRFTAEEVLAWLEQPAIARRAGIDNEDLPLLRDWLRDAGVRWGRDAGQRAALGLPDEAAFTWRQGLDRLLLGFAAPPQLAGDAAPLLGEHWPLDALEGARGQLLGRLVAFVERLGELADRLARPRSLAQWADDLQLLLDELFDEREAGDTLLLLSQACAALREQAQAADLARPIEVELVHQQLSAALQQGGGAAGFLTGAVTFCTMVPMRSLPFRLVCLLGLDDGAFPRRNPPAGFDLIARHPRRGDRARRLDDRYLLLETLLSAREALYLSYVGRDPRDNAELPPSVLLSEVLEAVDLTAVLADGGKPSARIVIAHPLQPFAPGNFAGGAHAGFAAAWFRAAQALAAPARDVVPFASLLAEPDAAWLTIEPSQLLQCFRHPPRFLLEQRLGLRLAEAQQALASDEPFELELPAWNGLRQLSLQAVEHGWSDRDERRLASAAGWLPPGELGQALWGRLRGPVRAFAPRLFEQRPQAVPEPLAIDITLAGVRIHGWLDGVTPSGLFGWKLGRLGEWDLAPFWLRHLLLNLAATPAIERRSLLLSPAGDWQLGPLANAAALLEPWLAAYRSAIREPLPLLARSSHAFARGYRNPARGSEPIETARKRAREAWLGAEFSPIAGECEDPWNALAFRDRDPLDARFEALAEQLIGPALDALAPDEEQDA
- a CDS encoding cache domain-containing protein codes for the protein MNRTHTLLMLSLTAALGVMPLAHAATPAAPATAVGSLERAQAKQAKALLDNAALYLQANGPEQALAAFNDRDGAFAKGQYYIFVLGTDGTMRASAGTSASLVGLNVRDLKDASGKPFINDILEAAKRDDSGAVAYHWLNPADNKVENKLSQFRKVGENILCVGYYIPRATAEQAQALLDKAVARLREVGGETAYRQFNERNGEFFVNDEYVFVIGLEDGKYRASGGSPNLVGVDVRAVNDAAGKPLFREMIELARKDGTGTVEYVWRNPVTNAVEHKRTLIQRVDDVLLGVGYYTPR
- a CDS encoding TRAP transporter permease; the protein is MQDKQLSTEELIAQDVGARLPEGAMAQIIAGLALAWSLFQLWIASPLPFIFRIGVLNDTETRSIHLAFALLLAFLAYPAFKRSPRDRVPLLDIAFGLVAAASAAYLFIFYEQLAQRPGNLTTLDLITACVGIPLLLEATRRALGPPLAIIALVFILYSLAGPWMPGLLAHRGVSFTAMANHQWITTEGVFGIAVGVSTSFVFLFVLFGALLERAGAGHYFIQLAFSLLGHMRGGPAKAAVVSSALTGMISGSSIANVVTTGTFTIPMMKKVGFSKEKAGAVEVASSVNGQIMPPVMGAAAFLMVEYVGMSYVEIIKHAFLPATISYIALLYIVHLEALKQGMQPIGNHQPKPWLRRLTGFAFGAALVSGLSLAVYYGLGWLKPVLGDYALPGISVLLALAYLALLKIAASNPPLPAEDPDKPLDELPNTRAVLLSGLHFLLPVVVLVWCLMVERLSPGLSAFWGSVMLVIILLTQRPLLSWMRGDGGATHGTAKDGLIDLREGMIAGARNMIGIGIATAAAGIIVGAVSQTGVGLVLADVVEVLSMGNLLLMLMLTAVFSLILGMGLPTTANYIVVSSLLAPVIVSLGQQNGLIVPLIAVHLFVFYFGIMADVTPPVGLASFAAAAVSKGDPIKTGIAAFYYSLRTAALPFLFIFNTDLLLIDVSFWHGVLIFMVATVAMLLFAAGTQGFFLVRSRWYENVLLLLVAFTLFRPGFWMDMVHDPYRDIPPAQLVEALDAVQPDSQLRLRIRGEDAVGDAREFAVLLPVPDAASGAQKLEKIGLMTYEEDGKVLVDSVTFGSLAAEAGLEFDQEILTVRAPTERWPKELMWLPGLLLFGLVVWLQRRRQTR